A single Macaca fascicularis isolate 582-1 chromosome 13, T2T-MFA8v1.1 DNA region contains:
- the IL36RN gene encoding interleukin-36 receptor antagonist protein produces the protein MVLSGALCFRMKDSALKVLYLHNNQLLAGGLHAGKVIKGEEISVVPNRWLDASLSPVILGVQGGSQCLSCGAGQEPTLTLEPVNIMELYLGAKESKSFTFYRRDMGLTSSFESAAYPGWFLCTVPEADQPVRLTQLPDNAGWNAPITDFYFQQCD, from the exons ATGGTCCTGAGTGGGGCGCTGTGCTTCCG AATGAAGGACTCGGCATTGAAGGTTCTttatctgcataataaccagcttcTAGCTGGAGGGCTGCATGCAGGGAAGGTCATTAAAG GTGAAGAGATCAGCGTGGTCCCCAATCGGTGGCTGGATGCCAGCCTGTCCCCCGTCATCCTGGGCGTCCAGGGTGGAAGCCAATGCCTGTCATGTGGGGCGGGGCAGGAGCCGACTCTAACACTAGAG CCAGTGAACATCATGGAGCTCTATCTTGGCGCCAAGGAATCCAAGAGCTTCACCTTCTACCGGCGGGACATGGGGCTCACCTCCAGCTTCGAGTCGGCCGCCTACCCGGGCTGGTTCCTGTGCACGGTGCCTGAAGCTGATCAGCCTGTCAGACTCACCCAGCTTCCCGACAATGCCGGCTGGAATGCCCCCATCACAGACTTCTACTTCCAGCAGTGTGACTAG